From a region of the Bacillus sp. (in: firmicutes) genome:
- the purB gene encoding adenylosuccinate lyase: MIERYTRPEMGAIWTEENRFRAWLEVEILACEAWAELGVIPKEDVQKIRENASFDVARIKEIEEETRHDVVAFTRAVSETLGEERKWVHYGLTSTDVVDTALSYLLKQANEILLKDLENFIEILRQKAKEHKYTVMMGRTHGVHAEPTTFGLKLALWYEEMKRNLERFKQAAKGVQVGKISGAVGTYANIDPFVEAYVCEKLGLEPAPISTQTLQRDRHAHYLATIALIATSIEKFAVEIRGLQKSETREVEEFFAKGQKGSSAMPHKRNPIGSENMTGMARVIRGYMMTAYENVPLWHERDISHSSAERIILPDATIALNYMLNRFGNIIKNLTVFPENMKRNMEKTLGLIYSQRVLLALIDKGMTREEAYDTVQPNAMKAWELQVPFRQLIEQDETITAKLSKKEIDDCFDYNYHLKHVDTIFERLGLND, encoded by the coding sequence ATGATTGAACGTTATACTCGACCTGAAATGGGAGCGATTTGGACAGAAGAAAATCGATTCCGCGCTTGGTTAGAGGTAGAAATTTTAGCGTGTGAAGCTTGGGCAGAACTTGGAGTGATTCCAAAAGAAGACGTCCAAAAAATTCGCGAAAACGCGTCGTTTGACGTCGCTCGTATAAAAGAGATCGAAGAAGAAACGCGCCATGACGTTGTTGCGTTTACTCGAGCGGTTTCTGAAACATTAGGAGAAGAACGCAAATGGGTTCACTACGGACTTACTTCAACAGATGTCGTTGATACAGCCCTTTCGTATTTGTTAAAACAAGCCAACGAAATTTTATTAAAAGACTTAGAAAACTTCATAGAGATCTTACGTCAAAAAGCGAAGGAACATAAATATACCGTCATGATGGGACGCACCCACGGAGTGCATGCCGAACCGACAACGTTTGGACTGAAGTTAGCTCTTTGGTATGAAGAAATGAAGCGCAATCTAGAGCGCTTTAAACAAGCGGCTAAAGGGGTTCAAGTCGGAAAAATTTCCGGTGCGGTTGGAACATATGCCAATATCGACCCGTTTGTAGAAGCGTATGTGTGTGAAAAACTTGGCTTAGAACCAGCACCTATTTCCACGCAAACGTTGCAACGGGACCGCCATGCGCATTACTTAGCTACAATTGCCTTAATTGCCACGTCCATTGAAAAGTTTGCAGTGGAAATTCGCGGACTACAAAAAAGTGAAACACGCGAAGTGGAAGAATTTTTCGCCAAAGGCCAAAAGGGATCTTCAGCGATGCCGCATAAACGGAATCCGATCGGTTCAGAAAATATGACCGGTATGGCTCGGGTCATTCGAGGCTATATGATGACAGCGTATGAAAACGTCCCACTTTGGCACGAGCGAGATATCTCGCATTCATCTGCTGAACGGATCATCTTACCGGATGCAACGATCGCTTTAAACTACATGCTTAACCGTTTTGGAAATATCATCAAAAACTTAACTGTTTTTCCAGAAAATATGAAGCGTAATATGGAAAAAACGTTAGGTCTTATTTATTCTCAACGAGTGCTGTTAGCTTTAATCGACAAAGGAATGACACGTGAAGAAGCGTATGATACGGTTCAACCAAATGCGATGAAAGCGTGGGAATTACAAGTTCCGTTTCGTCAGTTAATTGAGCAAGATGAAACAATTACGGCGAAACTTTCGAAGAAAGAAATCGATGATTGTTTTGATTACAACTATCATTTAAAACATGTCGACACCATCTTTGAACGCCTCGGTTTAAACGACTAA